DNA from Bradyrhizobium japonicum USDA 6:
GAAGGCGCGATCGAGATCGCGAGCTACGGCCTGATCGCGCTGTTCGGCCTGCGGCTGGTCTGGGTCAAGGGCCGCACCTTCATCCGCGCGCTGCAGGCGGTCCAGCCGGTGCCGGCGATCGCCGGCGTGCCGCACGACCATCATGATCACGGCCATCACCATCACCATGATGCCCATGATCATCATGACCACGATCACGGTCATGATCACCATCATCACGACCATGGTCACGCCCACGCCCATCACCACCATGGGCACGACCACGTCCATGACGAGCATTGCGGTCATTCCCACGGCCCCACGCCGAGCGAGCTCGCGGGCCCCGGTGGCTGGCGGCGCGGCTTCGCTGCGATCCTGACCGTCGGCATCCGGCCCTGCTCGGGTGCGATCCTGGTGCTGGTGTTCGCGCTCGCGCAGGGCCTGTTCTGGGCCGGCATCGCCGCGACCTTGCTGATGGGGCTCGGCACCGCCATTACGGTCGCGGCGATCGCCGTCGTCGCCGTCTCCGCCAAGGACATCGCCGCCCGCCTCAGCGCCGGGCGCGACGGCGGCGGTGCTCTCTTCATGCGCGGCATCGAATTCGGCGCCGCCGCTCTCGTGCTGCTGTTCGGCGCGGGCCTGTTGTTCGGCTACATCGCCGCCGAGCGGACGACGTGTTTCTAGGCTTCCTTCACCCTCCCCTGGAGGGGGAGGGTCAGAAACTCACACCGGCAGAAACCGCTTCAGCGCCGGCATGAAGAAGATCCCGAGATTGATCGCAAAGCCGATGCTCCAGAGGATCGAGCGCAGCGTCGGGCGGTTGCCGAGATAGGTCAGCACGTAGGCGATCCGCACGATCAGGAACAGCACGGCGAGCTCGTCGATCAGCCGCTGCGGCGAATCCCGGAATTCGGCAAGCAACACCGCGAAGGCGAAGAACGGAAAGGTCTCGATGCCGTTCTGGTGGGCGCCGAGCGCGCGCTGCGCGATGGCGTCCTCATAGAAGGCCGGATCGCGCGGCCGGGAATTGTCGAAGCCGCGAAACCTGATCCATTTGATCGAGGCGATCGTCGCCAGATAAAGCAGCAGCGCTCCGAATACGCACCATTCCGCGAGCGTCATTTTCCCTCCCCCGCTTGGGGGCGACCCTAGCGAAACCGGCCTCATCTTGACAAGTTCGGAGCAACGCGCGAGGCAACGGATACCATGACGATCGCTGCCCCCATCGAGACCGCGAAACCGGCCGCGCAGCCGGCCCAGCCGCGCGTCGGCGTGCTTCTGGTCAATCTCGGCACGCCCGATACGGCCGATGCCCCCGGCGTGCGTGTCTATCTGAAGGAGTTCCTCTCGGACGCCCGCGTCATCGAGGACCAGGGGCTGGTCTGGCAGTTCGTGCTCAACGGCATCATCCTGCGCAGTCGTCCCCGCACCAAGGCGCTGGACTATCAGAAGATCTGGAACAATGAGCGGAACGAGTCGCCGCTGAAGACCATCACGCGCTCGCAAGCCGGCAAGCTTGCGGCCGCACTGTCCGACAGCGACCACGTCGTCGTGGACTGGGCGATGCGCTACGGCAATCCCTCGATCAAGTCCGGTATCGATGCGCTGATCGCGAAGGGGTGCGACCGCATCCTCGCCGTGCCGCTCTATCCGCAATATTCCGCCTCGACCTCGGCGACGGTCTGCGACGAAGTTTTCCGCGTGCTCGCCCGCTTGCGGAACCAGCCGACGCTGCGGGTGGCGCCGCCTTACTACGAGGACGAGGCCTATATCGAGGCGCTCGCGATCTCGATCGAGACGCATCTGGCGACGCTGTCCTTCAAGCCGGAGCTGATCGTGGCGTCCTTCCACGGCATGCCGAAATCCTATGTCGACAAGGGCGATCCCTATCAGTCCCACTGCGTCGCCACGACGGAGGCGCTGCGCCGCCGGCTCGGCATGGACGAGACGAAACTGCTGCTGACCTTCCAGTCGCGCTTCGGCAATGACGAGTGGCTCCAGCCCTACACCGACAAGACCATGGAGCGGCTGGCCAAGGAAGGCGTGCGCCGCATCGCGGTGGTGACGCCCGGCTTTGCCGCCGACTGCCTGGAGACGCTGGAGGAGATCGCGCAGGAGAATGCCGAGATCTTCAAGCATAATGGCGGCGAGCAGTTTTCCGCGATCCCCTGTCTCAACGACAGCGATCCCGGCATGGACGTGATCCGCACCCTGGTGCTGCGCGAGCTTCAGGGCTGGATCTGATGGCGTGTCCCATGAACCGCCGCGAGACTTTGGCGCTTCTTGGGACGATCGCCGCGCTGCCGGCCTCGGTGCTGGCGCAGCAGCCGAACGCGCCGCGTCGACTCGGCGTGCTCTCGGTCACGGCCGCGGATGACGCGATCGGGCAGGCCCGCAGCACGATCCTGGTCGAGACGCTGGCCGCCCATGGCTGGAAGGAGCACGACAACCTCAGGATCGATTGGCGCAGCGGCGCCGGCGACCGGGCACGCATCGCGCGCCTCGCCGACGAACTCGTGGCGCTCAAGCCGGATATCCTGCTCGCGGTCGGCACGCCCTCGGTCGAGGAGCTGCGCCAGCGCACCACGACGATCCCGATCGTGTTCGCCGTCGTCACCGATCCCGTCAGCCAGGGCTTTGTCAAAAACCTCGCCCATCCCGGCGGCAACATCACCGGCTTCACCGATTACGACGGCCCGCTCGCCGGCAAATGGCTGGAGATGCTGACGCAGGTCACGCCAAAAGTGTCCCGCGTTATCGTCGTCTACAATCCAGCCACCGCGCCGTTCGCGCCCCTGATGCTGCGTACGATCGAGGACGCCGCACGGACGCTTCACGTGACGGTCGAGGCAGCACCGGTTCACGACGCTGGCTCGATCGCCGCGCTGGCTTCGCGGAAGGACGGCGGCCTTTTGGTGCTGCCTGACTTCTTCACCATGGCCAATCGTGCCCAGCTCCTGGCTGCAATCGGTGAAGCCCGCGTGCCGGCGGTGTTCTGGAGCCGCACCTTCGTCGACGAGGGCGGGCTGATGTCCTACAGCACCGACAGCGCCGAGCAGCTTCGCCGCGCCGCCAACTACATCGATCGCATCCTGAAGGGCGCGCAGGCGGCCGACCTGCCGGTCCAGAACCCCACCAAGTTCGAGCTTGCGATCAACCTGAAGACGGTGAGGGCGCTGGGGCTGGCGATGTCGCCCTCGCTGCTTGCGCTCGCCAACACCGTGGTTGAATAGGGGCGCCGATGCTCCCTTCGACTGGTGATTCCAGAATTCCTGGGGCAGAATGACGGTGGGGATGTTGCCGCGAGCGATGCGGCTCGAAACGGGGCGGGCGCGATTGGATGCGGGGATTGTTGCTTGTAGCTGTCGTGGCCTGCGGACTCGCTGGTTGCAACACGACCGGGGACGTTGCGTCGACCATGTATCCGGAAGCGGTGCGGGCCGGCGGTGCCGTCAAGAGTGATACGGCGATTGTCCTGGTCGCAAACGGCGGCAGCGAGACGATCAACTATCTTCAATTCGTTCACAGCGGTTTTCCCGCGATCAATGCGCGAGGGATCAGCCTTGCTCCGGACGGACTTGTTGCGATTCCGGTCGCGGTCGGAACGACGGGGCTTGAGCTGCAAAACTATACGACGACGGGTCGCCCGGGCACCTATCTCCCGAATGGCGCGTCGATGGGATTCGTGCCGGTGCATACGCCCAAGATCGATCTTCCTTCCCCCGGACTGTATTACGTTGCGACCGTCTTTCCGGGGCAGCAACGCAGTTTCGAGACAAGGCCGACGGCCGTCCAACTGGCGAAGCTGCGAAAAGAGCGGCCCGAGCTCGCCGCGCTGAAGCCGGTGAATTTTGCATGGTCCAACTAGGACACCGGTCGTTGCTAGGTTGCCTCCCTGCCGTTTCAAGGGCTTTCTCACAATACTTATCGGCGATCGTTCCGCCTCCGTACTTCTTGTGGAAATGTCGCTCCGCGCCGACGTGAATGGTGACCGCTGAACCGGTAAGGTCACGTTCCCGACCAATGACAGCGCGGGAAAGGGCTTTCCCGCCTTGGAGGAGATATGAGCGGTTTCGATGTTTTCGCGATTGTTCTGGTTTTGCTCGTCATCGTCACGCTGGTCGCCGGCGTCAAGACGGTGCCGCAGGGCTATGACTGGACCATCGAGCGGTTCGGCAAATACACCCAGACGCTGAGCCCCGGGCTCAACCTGATCGTGCCGTATTTCGATCGCGTCGGACGCAAGATCAACATGATGGAGCAGGTGATCGACATTCCCGAGCAGGAGGTCATCACCAAGGACAACGCCACCGTGACGGTGGACGGCGTCGCCTTCTTCCAGGTGTTCGATGCCGCCAAGGCGAGCTACGAGGTCGCCAACCTCAACCAGGCCATCACGGTCCTGACCATGACCAACATCCGCTCGGTGATGGGCTCGATGGACCTCGACCAGGTGCTGTCGCACCGCGACGAGATCAACGAGCGCCTGCTGCGCGTCGTCGACGCCGCGGTCTCGCCCTGGGGCGTCAAGGTCAACCGCATCGAGATCAAGGACATCGTGCCGCCTGCCGACCTCGTCGAAGCCATGGGCCGGCAGATGAAGGCCGAGCGCGTCAAGCGCGCCGACATTCTGGCCGCCGAAGGCCAGCGCCAGTCCGAGATCCTGCGCGCCGAGGGCGCCAAGCAGGGGCAGATCCTCCAGGCCGAAGGCCGGAAGGAAGCTGCGTTCCGCGACGCCGAGGCCCGCGAACGTTCCGCGGAGGCCGAGGCCAAGGCGACGCAGATGGTCAGTGAGGCCATCTCCAAGGGAGACGTCGCCGCGCTGAACTATTTCATCGCCGATAAGTATATCAAGGCGTTCGGGCAGTTGGCCGACTCGCCGAACCAGAAGGTCATCATGCTTCCGGTCGAGGCGATGAGCATGCTGGGCTCGCTCGCCGGCATCGGCGAGATCGCCAAGGCAACGTTCGGCGAAAGCGCGGCGTCCGCGGTCGCTGCCGCCCGCCGCGGCGGCTCGGTGCCGACGACCGGTCCCACGCCGCCGGCGGTGCCGCCGCGGCAGGGGTAATCAAAGCGCATGCGCTTCCGATGAGGGCATGCGTCAATTTAATGCGCATGCCCCGGAAAAAAGTGGAGACCGGTTTTCCGATCAGGGCATGCGCCAATAGAAGGAGGTCGTGTCATGACCGACATGTTCGTATCGCTCGGCACCTGGAATTGGCTGATCTTCGGCTTCATTCTGATGGCGCTGGAGGTGCTGGCGCCGGGCGTATTCCTGTTCTGGCTCGGGCTCGCCGCGTTGCTCGTCGGCCTGATCTCCTTTGCCGTCGCCGTGTCGTGGCAGATCCAGCTCGTGATGTTCGCAATCTTCGCAGCCGCCGCCGTGCCGGTGTGGCGCCGGCTGGCGCGGCCGAAGCTGGACGCAAGCAGCAGCCCCTTCCTCAACAAGCGAAGCGAGGCATTGCTCGGCCGCGAGTTCACGCTGGAGAAGCCGATCATCGACGGCAACGGCACCGTGCGCCTCGGCGACACGGTGTGGCGCGTCGCCGGGCCCGATACGCCAGCCGGGACGCGGGTGAAGGTGGTGCAGGTTGACGGTGCGAATTTGACGGTGGCCGCGGCGTAGTCCACCGTCATTGCGAGCGAAGCGAAGCAATCCAGAATCTTTCCGCGGGACAGTCTGGATTGCTTCGCTTCGCTCGCAATGACGAGTTTGTTGGCCGGTAACGCCAAGCCTAGACGCCACTCGAGCTGCGCCACCTCTCCGCAAACCGGTGCAGCGGCATGAACGTCTCGCACAATTCCCGCCCGAGCGCCGTCAGCCCGTAACCTCCACCGTCGCCCAGCTCCACGAACCCCGCTTCGCGCAGCTCCGTCAGCCGCGCCTGCAGCACCGTCGGCGAGGCCTCGTCGCACGCGGTGCGCAAGCTGCGCGAGGTGAGGGGGGCGTCGCGCAATTCCCACAGGATTCGCAGGCTCCAGCGTCGGCCGAGGAGGTCGAGCAGCGCCATGATCGGCCGGCCGGTGCGTGAGCCGCGCACGGTTCGGCTCCCTGATGCTGCCTGCTTCGCCATCCCGGCCCTCTTGCGTTGTGCTACAAATAATGTAGCGCCGTGCTACGATAATTGTAGCAACGGAGACAGCTGATGTCCCAGGCCGCGCCGCGCATCGCCCCGCTCGTCCCGCCTTATCCCCCGGAGATCCAGGCGCAGTTCGACCGCATCATGCGCGGCGCCCCGCCACTGGCGCTGTTCCGGGTGATGGCAGGCCACGCCCGCGCCTGGGACAAGTTCCGCGCCGGCGGCCTTCTTGATCCGGGTCCACTTTCCCTGCGCCAGCGCGAGATCGTGATCGACCGGACCTGTGCGCTGACCGGGTGCGAATATGAATGGGGCGTACATGTCGCGATCTTCGCCGGGCCCGCGCGGCTCTCCGAGGAGGAGGTGCACGCGACCGTGCGGGGCGATGCGACGTCACCGTGCTGGTCGCCGGCCGAGCAGGCGCTGATCGCCGCCGTCGATGGGCTGCATCACCGCGCGACGTTGGATGACGCCGAGTTCGCCGCGCTGTCGGCGCATTACGACGAGGCGCAGGTCCTTGAGATCATGCTGC
Protein-coding regions in this window:
- a CDS encoding nickel/cobalt transporter is translated as MPLIGRLRSPLVRGLLACAVVLLVVSVADAALHDLLAQNPFGAPRPAQAAEPEASGVIGWLLAKQSEFYRQMSATIRAAKSDGSAVWTLLFISFAYGIFHAAGPGHGKAVIASYLVANRETARRGIALSFASALMQSLVAILIVGISAWVLNATAKTMCKAEGAIEIASYGLIALFGLRLVWVKGRTFIRALQAVQPVPAIAGVPHDHHDHGHHHHHDAHDHHDHDHGHDHHHHDHGHAHAHHHHGHDHVHDEHCGHSHGPTPSELAGPGGWRRGFAAILTVGIRPCSGAILVLVFALAQGLFWAGIAATLLMGLGTAITVAAIAVVAVSAKDIAARLSAGRDGGGALFMRGIEFGAAALVLLFGAGLLFGYIAAERTTCF
- a CDS encoding MAPEG family protein; protein product: MTLAEWCVFGALLLYLATIASIKWIRFRGFDNSRPRDPAFYEDAIAQRALGAHQNGIETFPFFAFAVLLAEFRDSPQRLIDELAVLFLIVRIAYVLTYLGNRPTLRSILWSIGFAINLGIFFMPALKRFLPV
- the hemH gene encoding ferrochelatase; translation: MTIAAPIETAKPAAQPAQPRVGVLLVNLGTPDTADAPGVRVYLKEFLSDARVIEDQGLVWQFVLNGIILRSRPRTKALDYQKIWNNERNESPLKTITRSQAGKLAAALSDSDHVVVDWAMRYGNPSIKSGIDALIAKGCDRILAVPLYPQYSASTSATVCDEVFRVLARLRNQPTLRVAPPYYEDEAYIEALAISIETHLATLSFKPELIVASFHGMPKSYVDKGDPYQSHCVATTEALRRRLGMDETKLLLTFQSRFGNDEWLQPYTDKTMERLAKEGVRRIAVVTPGFAADCLETLEEIAQENAEIFKHNGGEQFSAIPCLNDSDPGMDVIRTLVLRELQGWI
- a CDS encoding ABC transporter substrate-binding protein gives rise to the protein MNRRETLALLGTIAALPASVLAQQPNAPRRLGVLSVTAADDAIGQARSTILVETLAAHGWKEHDNLRIDWRSGAGDRARIARLADELVALKPDILLAVGTPSVEELRQRTTTIPIVFAVVTDPVSQGFVKNLAHPGGNITGFTDYDGPLAGKWLEMLTQVTPKVSRVIVVYNPATAPFAPLMLRTIEDAARTLHVTVEAAPVHDAGSIAALASRKDGGLLVLPDFFTMANRAQLLAAIGEARVPAVFWSRTFVDEGGLMSYSTDSAEQLRRAANYIDRILKGAQAADLPVQNPTKFELAINLKTVRALGLAMSPSLLALANTVVE
- a CDS encoding SPFH domain-containing protein; the encoded protein is MSGFDVFAIVLVLLVIVTLVAGVKTVPQGYDWTIERFGKYTQTLSPGLNLIVPYFDRVGRKINMMEQVIDIPEQEVITKDNATVTVDGVAFFQVFDAAKASYEVANLNQAITVLTMTNIRSVMGSMDLDQVLSHRDEINERLLRVVDAAVSPWGVKVNRIEIKDIVPPADLVEAMGRQMKAERVKRADILAAEGQRQSEILRAEGAKQGQILQAEGRKEAAFRDAEARERSAEAEAKATQMVSEAISKGDVAALNYFIADKYIKAFGQLADSPNQKVIMLPVEAMSMLGSLAGIGEIAKATFGESAASAVAAARRGGSVPTTGPTPPAVPPRQG
- a CDS encoding NfeD family protein, translated to MTDMFVSLGTWNWLIFGFILMALEVLAPGVFLFWLGLAALLVGLISFAVAVSWQIQLVMFAIFAAAAVPVWRRLARPKLDASSSPFLNKRSEALLGREFTLEKPIIDGNGTVRLGDTVWRVAGPDTPAGTRVKVVQVDGANLTVAAA
- a CDS encoding winged helix-turn-helix transcriptional regulator; amino-acid sequence: MAKQAASGSRTVRGSRTGRPIMALLDLLGRRWSLRILWELRDAPLTSRSLRTACDEASPTVLQARLTELREAGFVELGDGGGYGLTALGRELCETFMPLHRFAERWRSSSGV
- a CDS encoding carboxymuconolactone decarboxylase family protein: MSQAAPRIAPLVPPYPPEIQAQFDRIMRGAPPLALFRVMAGHARAWDKFRAGGLLDPGPLSLRQREIVIDRTCALTGCEYEWGVHVAIFAGPARLSEEEVHATVRGDATSPCWSPAEQALIAAVDGLHHRATLDDAEFAALSAHYDEAQVLEIMLLCGFYRTVSYLANGLKLPLEEKAARFPAV